One Qiania dongpingensis genomic window carries:
- a CDS encoding SurA N-terminal domain-containing protein, with protein MNKFTRKLVLLLAVLLTAGTLAGCGRTKVTLENYPTTVVATLGDTKIYLDEANYQARYNQYTSELYYNMYGYDLSDMWDTDIGTGSTLEEYTKKNVMSAIYQTYVLKAKAEELGLVLDEKETAKVAETVKSTMENMDEALKEATAITEERLTEILTNNALAMKAYEYAVKDVDTEVSDEEAAQRKISYILVKDGDDAAAAETLAEELKGKAEAGEDMSALADEHDNCTYSQATYGAGDYDNTLGNFGRTLATGEFGSVYDEGYGWYVVYCDSDFDQEATEKEKPVIVEQRKGELFQSAYAEWLKDMPKFKVDEDVWSAITFDKTLFVVPETTSGEEETTSAAGEETTSAETSESTTAQEETTTAAE; from the coding sequence ATGAACAAATTTACGAGAAAGCTGGTACTTCTGCTGGCGGTCTTGCTCACAGCCGGTACATTGGCAGGCTGCGGACGCACTAAGGTGACTTTGGAAAATTACCCCACTACGGTGGTCGCGACGCTGGGTGATACTAAGATCTATCTGGATGAAGCCAACTATCAGGCCAGGTATAATCAATATACGAGTGAATTGTATTATAACATGTATGGATATGATCTGTCGGATATGTGGGATACGGACATCGGGACCGGCAGCACGCTGGAAGAGTATACAAAAAAGAATGTGATGTCTGCCATTTATCAGACCTATGTTCTGAAAGCAAAAGCGGAAGAGCTGGGGCTTGTGCTGGATGAAAAGGAGACCGCAAAGGTAGCGGAGACCGTGAAGAGCACCATGGAGAATATGGATGAAGCGCTTAAAGAAGCCACAGCCATCACAGAAGAGCGGCTTACTGAGATTCTGACCAATAACGCACTTGCTATGAAAGCATATGAATATGCGGTGAAGGATGTGGATACAGAAGTCAGCGATGAAGAAGCGGCTCAGCGTAAGATCAGCTACATTCTGGTGAAGGACGGGGACGACGCGGCGGCAGCGGAGACACTTGCCGAAGAACTGAAAGGCAAGGCAGAAGCGGGAGAGGATATGTCCGCTCTGGCTGATGAGCATGATAACTGCACGTATTCCCAAGCTACGTACGGAGCTGGGGATTATGACAATACCCTCGGTAATTTTGGCCGTACTTTGGCGACCGGAGAGTTTGGAAGCGTATATGACGAGGGCTATGGTTGGTATGTAGTATATTGCGATTCTGATTTTGATCAGGAAGCGACCGAGAAAGAAAAGCCTGTCATTGTAGAGCAGAGAAAAGGGGAACTTTTCCAGAGCGCCTATGCGGAATGGCTGAAGGACATGCCCAAATTCAAGGTTGACGAGGACGTATGGTCAGCGATTACCTTTGATAAAACTCTTTTTGTAGTACCGGAGACGACGTCCGGGGAGGAAGAGACCACCTCAGCCGCTGGTGAAGAGACGACTTCGGCAGAGACGTCAGAATCCACGACGGCTCAGGAGGAGACTACGACAGCGGCTGAATAG
- the spoVT gene encoding stage V sporulation protein T, with protein sequence MKATGIVRRIDDLGRVVIPKEIRRTLRLREGTPLEIFTDREGEIILKKYSPMAELGSFAKQYAEALAQATGLAVCVTDRDQVIAVAGTVKKELLQKSISKPLEQMILNRTNVIAGKDDGQFIPVTAEDTEEYSGEVTAVILCEGDAIGSVIILSKDPKYKMGTLEQKLALTAAGFLGRQMES encoded by the coding sequence ATGAAAGCAACGGGCATTGTAAGAAGAATCGACGATTTGGGACGTGTGGTAATACCGAAAGAGATCCGGCGTACCCTGCGTCTTAGAGAGGGAACTCCCCTGGAAATCTTCACCGACAGAGAAGGTGAGATCATCCTGAAGAAATATTCACCCATGGCAGAATTGGGAAGCTTTGCTAAGCAGTATGCAGAGGCCTTGGCACAGGCGACAGGGCTGGCCGTCTGTGTTACCGACAGAGATCAAGTGATCGCGGTGGCAGGGACCGTCAAAAAGGAACTCTTGCAGAAGAGTATCAGCAAGCCCCTGGAACAGATGATCCTGAACAGGACCAACGTGATCGCGGGTAAGGATGACGGCCAGTTCATTCCCGTTACGGCTGAGGACACGGAGGAATACTCCGGCGAGGTGACGGCAGTGATTCTCTGTGAAGGAGATGCAATTGGATCCGTGATCATTCTGAGCAAAGACCCGAAGTATAAGATGGGTACCCTGGAGCAGAAGCTCGCACTGACTGCGGCAGGTTTTCTTGGAAGACAGATGGAAAGTTGA
- a CDS encoding MazG family protein, with amino-acid sequence MEKKERYTFGELKEIIAELRSEDGCPWDRAQTHESMKKCLQDECEEVLQAIENKDTDNLCEELGDILFQVMLHSQIAEEDGDFTVEDVISMLCRKMIRRHPHVFGSGKDGAPEESKASWDEIKNMEKEARRKGIKL; translated from the coding sequence ATGGAAAAAAAGGAACGGTATACATTTGGAGAATTGAAGGAAATCATTGCAGAGCTCCGCTCAGAGGATGGATGTCCCTGGGATAGGGCACAGACTCACGAAAGTATGAAAAAATGCCTCCAGGATGAATGTGAGGAGGTACTTCAGGCCATAGAGAATAAGGATACGGATAATTTATGTGAAGAGCTGGGCGATATCCTTTTTCAAGTGATGCTTCACAGCCAGATTGCAGAGGAGGATGGAGATTTTACCGTTGAGGACGTGATCTCGATGCTCTGCCGGAAAATGATACGGCGGCATCCTCATGTTTTTGGCAGCGGAAAGGACGGAGCGCCTGAGGAAAGCAAGGCCAGCTGGGACGAGATTAAAAATATGGAAAAAGAAGCCAGGAGAAAAGGGATAAAATTGTAG
- the yabP gene encoding sporulation protein YabP, translated as MEEQRQRAKPHKVMLDKRAHAMISGVQEVVSFDEKEVILETEQGTLTIKGEDLKVSRLTVEQGEVDIGGRMDSFVYSESRGRKAQGESFLGRLFK; from the coding sequence ATGGAGGAACAGAGGCAGAGGGCGAAGCCCCATAAGGTGATGCTTGATAAACGAGCCCACGCAATGATAAGCGGTGTCCAGGAAGTGGTATCCTTTGATGAGAAGGAAGTGATCCTGGAGACAGAACAGGGGACTTTGACCATAAAGGGAGAAGATCTGAAGGTGAGCCGTCTTACCGTAGAGCAGGGTGAGGTGGATATCGGAGGCCGGATGGACAGCTTTGTTTATTCCGAGAGCCGCGGAAGAAAGGCGCAGGGAGAGTCCTTCCTAGGGCGTCTGTTTAAATAG
- a CDS encoding RNA-binding S4 domain-containing protein, whose protein sequence is MRLDKFLKVSRIIKRRTVANEACDGGRVLVNDRPAKASLNVKEGDIIEVQFGNRSVKAEVLKVQESTKKEDAGEMYRYL, encoded by the coding sequence ATGAGATTAGATAAGTTTCTGAAGGTATCCCGCATCATCAAACGGCGTACCGTGGCCAATGAGGCCTGTGACGGCGGCCGTGTACTGGTCAATGACAGGCCGGCCAAAGCGTCTCTGAACGTGAAGGAAGGAGATATCATAGAAGTACAGTTTGGAAACCGCTCTGTAAAAGCGGAGGTTCTTAAGGTCCAGGAGAGCACAAAAAAAGAGGACGCGGGGGAAATGTACCGCTACCTGTAG
- a CDS encoding HU family DNA-binding protein, translating to MNKTELIAAVAEKTELSKKDAEKVIKAFTDVIADEMANGGKVQLVGFGTFEVSERAAREGRNPKSGETMTIPASKVPKFKAGKALKDMVNA from the coding sequence ATGAACAAAACAGAGTTAATTGCAGCGGTTGCTGAGAAGACAGAGCTGTCTAAAAAAGATGCAGAGAAGGTTATCAAGGCTTTTACAGATGTTATTGCTGATGAAATGGCCAATGGCGGAAAAGTACAGTTGGTAGGATTCGGTACCTTTGAAGTATCCGAAAGAGCAGCCAGAGAGGGAAGAAATCCCAAGAGCGGCGAGACGATGACAATCCCGGCTTCTAAGGTTCCGAAGTTCAAAGCTGGTAAAGCATTGAAGGATATGGTAAACGCATAA
- the yabQ gene encoding spore cortex biosynthesis protein YabQ: MSGMIREEADFLLVSVLWGAGLTVAYDCFRIARTAVRHASWAVAIEDFIYWVFAGFALFYLLFTMNDGNVRWYALAGAASGMWLYHITLSPILVKIFGTIFQYILKGLAFPAKTAGRLLKKWTKCLTIKISAAWKKREQRLQEKKARREQAQKKKEDSALNEKDRGEKHGRKQKEKALQKTEQKGHSGDSPGGGSIRRRGDV, encoded by the coding sequence ATGAGCGGGATGATTCGGGAAGAAGCGGACTTCCTTCTGGTGTCGGTTCTTTGGGGGGCCGGCCTTACGGTTGCGTATGACTGCTTTCGCATCGCAAGAACGGCGGTGAGACATGCTTCCTGGGCGGTTGCCATTGAAGATTTTATTTACTGGGTTTTTGCAGGCTTTGCACTGTTCTATCTTCTGTTTACCATGAACGACGGAAATGTCCGGTGGTATGCGCTGGCGGGCGCGGCATCCGGCATGTGGCTGTATCATATAACCCTGAGCCCGATTTTAGTGAAGATATTTGGAACAATATTCCAGTATATCCTGAAAGGGCTGGCCTTTCCGGCAAAAACTGCGGGGCGGCTATTGAAAAAGTGGACGAAATGCCTTACAATAAAAATAAGTGCAGCTTGGAAAAAGCGAGAGCAAAGACTGCAGGAGAAGAAAGCCCGGAGAGAACAGGCGCAGAAGAAAAAGGAAGACAGCGCTTTAAATGAGAAGGACCGCGGTGAAAAGCATGGAAGGAAGCAGAAGGAAAAAGCGTTACAAAAGACAGAGCAAAAAGGTCATTCTGGGGATTCTCCTGGTGGTGGCTCTATTAGGCGGCGCGGTGATGTATAA
- the mfd gene encoding transcription-repair coupling factor: protein MAGSFRSPLPELKEYLDTKEDLCRGRGPVSVSGGTDSQKVHQMAELGRMFPLKLVVTYNDARAKDIYEDYRNFDRNVFLYPARDLLFYNADIQGSLLARKRLMVLKQLLEEGEGTIITTVDGCMDHLMPLSAFAESVILLEEGQELDLEELRRRLIYMGYDRCAQVEQGGQFCVRGGILDIFPLTEENPVRVELWGDEIDSIRSFDVESQRSIERLEQVRLYPARELVLDKDRLEEGTERLIKEKETYRKQLKEQKRIEEAHRIDTIVGEMVEELREGCFLGALEGCVRYFCPETVSFLEYFKEGIPFFLDEPARIIERANVVEAEFRESMTQRLEKGYLLPGQTDILYSVREVSAALARERSVLFSALEQKTIPVKKRYSMTVKNGNSYHNGFELLVSDLKKWKKEGWRVALLCASRTRGARLAKDLQEQYDLRAYYSEEEDKEILPGEICVLYGSLHRGFEYPMIKFVVIPESDMFGTEKKKRRKRTAYEGKKIQSFSELSAGDYVVHENHGLGIYRGIEKIEVDKIIKDYIKIEYAGNGSLYLPVTQLDMIQKYAGAGAKKPKLNKLGGQEWGRTKSRVKGAVKEIARDLVQLYAARQHTDGFQYGPDTVWQKEFEELFPYEATEDQELAIEATKRDMESKKIMDRLICGDVGYGKTEIAIRAAFKAVQEGKQVVYLVPTTILAQQHYNTFVQRMMDFPVRVDMLSRFRSAAEQKKTLADLKKGLVDILIGTHRVLSDDVVFKDLGLLIIDEEQRFGVAHKEKIKKMRENVDVLTLTATPIPRTLHMSLVGIRDMSVLEEPPMDRVPIQTYVMEYNEEMVREAIERERARGGQVYYVYNRVQDIEDITSKIAELVPDAVVVYAHGQMRERQLEKIMLDFINGEIDVLVSTTIIETGLDISNVNTMIIHDADRFGLSQLYQLRGRVGRSNRTAYAFLMYRRNKLLKEEAEKRLAAIREFTELGSGIKIAMRDLEIRGAGNLLGAEQHGHMEAIGYDLYCKLLNEAVKALKGEGEEESFETAVDFNIDAYIPPSYIKNEVQKLEIYKRISGIEDEEEAMDMRDELTDRFGDLPRSVENLLEISLLKAMAHKVFVTEITGNRQEVRLVMYEKAPFHVEKIPELVKQYGGTLRFTAAEQPYFTYMDRKRENRDGKQMLEKVKILLNAIKELLV from the coding sequence ATGGCAGGCTCTTTTCGCAGTCCGCTGCCTGAACTGAAAGAATATTTAGATACAAAAGAGGACCTTTGCAGAGGCAGAGGTCCTGTTTCTGTCAGTGGCGGCACCGATTCTCAAAAGGTTCACCAGATGGCGGAGCTGGGACGGATGTTCCCACTGAAGTTAGTTGTGACTTACAACGATGCAAGGGCAAAAGACATATATGAAGATTACAGGAATTTTGACAGGAATGTTTTTTTATATCCGGCCAGGGATCTGCTGTTTTATAATGCGGATATACAGGGCAGCCTGCTCGCCCGGAAGCGCCTGATGGTACTGAAGCAGCTTCTGGAGGAAGGAGAGGGGACGATCATCACCACAGTGGACGGGTGCATGGATCATCTGATGCCTCTGTCCGCATTTGCGGAGAGTGTAATCTTGCTGGAGGAGGGACAGGAGCTTGACCTGGAGGAGCTCCGCAGGCGCCTTATATACATGGGATATGACAGATGCGCCCAAGTGGAGCAGGGCGGCCAGTTTTGTGTCCGCGGCGGTATCCTGGATATTTTTCCCCTTACAGAAGAAAATCCGGTCCGTGTGGAACTGTGGGGAGATGAGATTGACTCCATCCGTTCCTTTGATGTGGAAAGCCAGCGCTCCATTGAACGTCTGGAGCAGGTCCGCCTGTACCCGGCGAGGGAGCTGGTCCTTGACAAAGACAGACTGGAAGAAGGAACAGAACGTCTGATAAAGGAAAAAGAAACATATAGAAAGCAGCTGAAGGAACAGAAACGGATTGAGGAGGCTCACCGGATTGATACCATAGTGGGAGAAATGGTGGAAGAGCTTCGGGAGGGGTGTTTTTTGGGAGCCCTGGAAGGATGTGTCCGGTACTTCTGCCCGGAGACTGTATCCTTCCTGGAGTATTTTAAAGAGGGGATTCCGTTTTTTCTGGATGAACCGGCCAGGATCATTGAACGGGCCAATGTGGTAGAGGCCGAATTCCGGGAGAGCATGACGCAGAGGCTGGAAAAGGGCTATCTGCTCCCCGGCCAGACGGATATCCTTTATTCCGTGAGAGAAGTGTCGGCGGCACTGGCGAGAGAGCGCAGTGTTCTTTTTTCTGCCCTTGAGCAGAAGACGATACCGGTCAAGAAGCGGTACAGCATGACGGTCAAAAACGGGAATTCCTACCATAACGGCTTTGAGCTTCTGGTAAGCGATTTAAAGAAATGGAAAAAAGAAGGCTGGAGAGTGGCGCTTTTATGCGCTTCCCGAACGAGAGGAGCCAGGCTGGCAAAGGATCTGCAGGAACAGTATGATCTGAGGGCCTATTATTCCGAGGAGGAAGACAAAGAGATTCTTCCCGGCGAGATCTGTGTGCTGTACGGGAGCCTTCACAGGGGATTTGAGTACCCGATGATAAAATTCGTAGTGATCCCGGAAAGCGACATGTTCGGAACGGAAAAGAAGAAGCGCAGAAAACGGACTGCCTACGAGGGCAAGAAGATCCAGAGCTTTTCGGAACTGTCGGCCGGCGATTACGTGGTACACGAAAATCATGGACTCGGTATTTACCGGGGAATTGAGAAAATTGAAGTAGACAAGATAATAAAGGATTATATAAAGATTGAGTATGCCGGAAACGGAAGCTTGTATCTGCCGGTGACCCAGCTGGATATGATCCAGAAATATGCTGGGGCGGGCGCGAAAAAGCCCAAGCTCAATAAGCTGGGAGGACAGGAATGGGGCAGGACGAAGTCCCGGGTAAAGGGGGCCGTAAAGGAAATCGCCAGGGATCTTGTGCAGCTATACGCAGCAAGACAGCATACGGATGGATTTCAGTACGGACCGGATACCGTTTGGCAGAAGGAGTTTGAAGAGCTGTTTCCTTATGAGGCGACGGAGGATCAAGAGCTGGCCATTGAGGCGACCAAACGGGACATGGAGAGCAAAAAGATCATGGACCGGCTCATATGCGGGGATGTGGGCTATGGAAAGACAGAAATCGCCATCCGCGCTGCCTTTAAAGCGGTCCAGGAGGGAAAACAGGTCGTATACCTGGTGCCTACGACCATTTTGGCGCAGCAGCATTATAATACATTTGTCCAGAGAATGATGGATTTCCCGGTCCGTGTGGATATGCTGTCCCGCTTCAGGAGCGCCGCAGAGCAGAAAAAGACCTTGGCGGATCTGAAAAAGGGGCTGGTGGATATTTTGATCGGCACCCACCGTGTGCTTTCTGACGACGTGGTGTTCAAGGATCTGGGACTTTTGATCATTGATGAAGAACAGCGGTTTGGAGTAGCTCACAAGGAAAAGATCAAAAAGATGAGAGAAAATGTGGATGTTCTGACGCTGACAGCCACTCCGATCCCCAGGACGCTTCATATGAGCCTGGTCGGCATCCGGGATATGAGTGTCCTGGAAGAACCGCCCATGGACAGAGTCCCCATTCAGACTTATGTCATGGAATATAATGAAGAAATGGTACGGGAAGCCATTGAGAGGGAACGGGCCAGAGGAGGGCAGGTCTATTATGTGTATAACAGGGTTCAGGATATAGAGGATATCACATCTAAGATCGCGGAACTGGTTCCGGACGCCGTAGTAGTCTACGCCCATGGGCAGATGAGGGAGAGGCAGCTGGAAAAGATCATGCTGGATTTCATTAATGGGGAGATTGATGTGCTTGTCTCTACCACGATCATTGAAACTGGTCTGGATATCTCCAATGTAAACACCATGATCATCCATGACGCGGACCGGTTTGGGCTGTCCCAGCTTTACCAGCTTCGGGGGAGAGTCGGGCGTTCCAACCGCACCGCGTACGCATTCCTTATGTACAGGAGGAACAAGCTCCTGAAAGAAGAGGCGGAAAAACGTCTGGCCGCTATCCGGGAGTTCACGGAACTTGGTTCCGGCATCAAGATCGCCATGAGAGACCTGGAGATCCGCGGGGCCGGAAACCTCCTCGGCGCAGAGCAGCACGGCCACATGGAGGCCATCGGCTATGACCTTTACTGCAAGCTTTTGAACGAAGCAGTTAAGGCTTTAAAAGGAGAGGGAGAAGAAGAATCCTTTGAGACGGCTGTCGATTTCAACATCGACGCTTATATTCCTCCTTCTTATATCAAGAATGAGGTCCAAAAGCTTGAGATATACAAGCGGATTTCTGGAATTGAGGATGAAGAGGAAGCCATGGATATGCGGGATGAACTCACCGACCGGTTCGGCGATCTGCCTCGTTCCGTGGAGAATCTGCTTGAGATTTCCCTTCTGAAAGCCATGGCTCATAAGGTGTTTGTAACGGAGATAACCGGAAACCGCCAGGAGGTGCGGCTTGTGATGTATGAGAAGGCGCCGTTCCATGTGGAGAAGATCCCGGAGCTGGTGAAGCAGTATGGAGGAACTCTTCGGTTCACGGCGGCGGAGCAGCCATACTTCACTTATATGGACCGGAAACGGGAAAACAGGGACGGAAAACAGATGCTGGAAAAGGTGAAAATCCTGTTAAATGCCATAAAAGAGTTGCTAGTTTGA
- a CDS encoding PAS domain-containing protein, protein MGMEGNHMTSKGKEAYSLRFAKKSSGELSERSRSNLVELLNRNIPGGIMGGYLEKDFPLYCVNDYMLEHLGYTYEDFCRDIDGLVINCMHPDDRERVERQVEDAFSKDCDYEIRYRMKKKNGSYIWVNDIGRKTVDEDGRKICISTIRDVTKDMETRRQEKKYDALFESVVCGIVQYRLFSDGRVEYKNANQEAIRIFGYTPDEFWRKDDWRLPELIAEEDRDRVLAEAYGISEVGQKGEFEYRLRRKDGSSCWIIGTAEMIIDDDGEILIQSAFMDISLRKKMQHENLELQKENKASSELLRMALEGTTICEFFYYPKEQTAVMPERTCGVLQCRPSYENMPFSFAEERVAEETKGVYLEMFRRIQSGERTASSEICELDGCWKRISMSNVDYDENGEPVRAVGLVQDITRQKQTETENTRISALNQEIMTSLNNLFFGVYRLNLDTGTVHVIRRPEESRDFSENELELDSWVDALSVYYHPGDRERLKRGLSLENLRRVKAEGVHSFEGEYRRIRNGEYYWVANTVYLNDENFMGDTAILAQTDISDRKQQADIIHALGQEYYALYYINLEQDTLKALRMDEKEKNAIGIIPADGFRKSIDRYVERCVHPDEQMEMQKFFSQGNLQECLTEKNREISMTYRKRTDNRYEWMQAKLILGERKEGKPYQVALAVRNVDESIQQELERKRLLEDALRHAESANAAKSDFLSRMSHDIRTPMNGIMGMVILAETYMGNEEKVRDCLAKIEVSGRHLLGLLNEVLDMSKIESGKLELDSNAFSLPDFLQDALTMLRPSVDEKKQILRVLIKNVTHEKVIGDKLRLQQVIGNILSNASKYTPEGGEIRVALEELDCQTLQCGRYRFVIEDNGIGMSESFMKRIFEPFSRADDSRTSNIQGTGLGMAIAQNIVHMMGGEIRVNSREGEGSCFTVLLNLPLQEAGEEKAEDLRGLSILCVGGPGSAGDTICQMARSLGMRGEQALSFGEAVKKTKLAREAGNSYFAVLVDWDVENLPWELVIRELSKSRLESRPHMVLAAYSWSEEEEKKAKEAGADAFIGKPLFPSKLLKLFRGFLNPENENSGTGSVWRGKLAGRRILLVEDNELNAEIAGEFLSLAGAEVDKAENGEAGVRCFASHPEGYYDAVLMDIQMPVMNGYEAAAKIRGMERRDSESVVILAMTADAFSEDVQRAKEAGMDGHLAKPFDVNQLMEMLDKHLK, encoded by the coding sequence ATGGGAATGGAAGGAAATCATATGACCAGTAAAGGAAAAGAGGCGTATTCTCTCCGGTTTGCGAAAAAAAGCAGCGGGGAATTGTCTGAAAGGTCCAGAAGTAATTTAGTGGAGCTTTTGAACCGGAATATTCCGGGCGGCATCATGGGCGGATATCTGGAAAAGGATTTTCCTCTGTATTGTGTCAATGATTATATGCTGGAGCATCTTGGCTATACTTATGAGGACTTCTGCCGCGATATAGATGGACTCGTGATCAATTGCATGCATCCCGATGACCGGGAACGAGTGGAAAGGCAGGTTGAGGATGCCTTTTCAAAAGACTGTGATTATGAGATTCGTTATCGGATGAAAAAGAAGAATGGAAGCTATATATGGGTAAACGATATCGGGCGGAAAACTGTGGATGAGGACGGCCGTAAAATCTGTATCAGTACGATTCGGGATGTCACGAAGGATATGGAGACCAGACGCCAGGAGAAGAAATATGACGCGTTATTTGAAAGCGTGGTCTGCGGGATTGTCCAATATCGGCTCTTTTCTGACGGCAGGGTCGAATATAAAAATGCCAATCAGGAGGCTATCCGTATTTTCGGATATACTCCGGACGAATTTTGGAGGAAGGATGACTGGCGTCTGCCGGAGCTGATCGCAGAAGAGGACCGGGACCGCGTTCTGGCGGAGGCATACGGCATTTCAGAAGTAGGACAGAAGGGAGAATTCGAATACCGGCTCCGGAGAAAGGACGGTTCTTCCTGTTGGATCATTGGAACGGCGGAGATGATCATCGATGATGACGGCGAGATACTGATACAAAGTGCTTTTATGGATATCAGCCTGCGGAAGAAAATGCAGCATGAGAATCTGGAACTGCAGAAGGAGAACAAGGCCAGCAGTGAGCTGCTGAGAATGGCATTGGAAGGCACGACGATCTGTGAGTTTTTTTATTATCCGAAGGAGCAGACGGCGGTGATGCCGGAACGTACCTGCGGTGTGCTGCAATGCAGACCATCGTATGAGAATATGCCTTTCAGTTTTGCAGAAGAGCGGGTTGCGGAAGAGACTAAAGGGGTTTATTTGGAGATGTTCCGGCGTATCCAATCCGGGGAGAGAACGGCTTCTTCTGAGATATGTGAACTGGACGGCTGCTGGAAACGAATTTCCATGTCTAACGTAGATTATGATGAGAATGGAGAGCCTGTGCGGGCCGTGGGACTTGTGCAGGATATCACACGGCAGAAACAGACGGAGACAGAAAATACCAGGATTTCTGCCTTGAACCAGGAGATCATGACCTCTCTTAATAACTTATTTTTTGGAGTCTACCGCCTGAATCTGGACACAGGGACGGTACATGTTATCCGCCGTCCGGAGGAGAGCCGGGATTTCAGTGAAAATGAGCTGGAACTAGATTCCTGGGTGGATGCTCTTTCTGTCTATTATCATCCTGGTGACAGAGAACGGCTCAAAAGAGGGCTTTCTTTGGAAAACCTCCGCAGGGTAAAAGCGGAAGGAGTCCATTCCTTCGAGGGAGAATACCGGCGTATTCGGAATGGGGAGTACTACTGGGTAGCCAATACCGTTTACTTAAATGATGAAAATTTCATGGGCGATACTGCGATCTTGGCGCAGACGGATATATCGGACAGAAAGCAGCAGGCCGACATCATCCATGCCCTGGGACAGGAGTATTATGCGCTGTATTACATTAACTTGGAGCAGGATACCCTAAAAGCCCTGAGGATGGACGAAAAGGAGAAGAATGCAATTGGGATCATACCTGCCGACGGGTTTCGGAAATCCATAGACCGGTATGTGGAGAGGTGCGTTCATCCGGACGAGCAAATGGAAATGCAGAAGTTCTTTTCACAGGGGAATTTACAGGAGTGTTTGACAGAGAAGAACCGTGAGATTTCCATGACTTACCGGAAAAGGACAGACAATCGCTATGAGTGGATGCAGGCTAAACTTATCTTAGGCGAGAGGAAGGAGGGGAAACCCTATCAGGTGGCTCTGGCTGTCCGGAATGTGGACGAGAGTATTCAGCAGGAGCTGGAAAGAAAAAGACTTCTGGAAGATGCGCTGCGGCATGCGGAAAGTGCCAATGCGGCGAAAAGCGATTTCCTTTCCAGGATGTCCCATGACATCCGGACGCCCATGAATGGCATCATGGGCATGGTGATTTTGGCAGAAACTTATATGGGGAATGAAGAAAAGGTGCGGGACTGTCTGGCAAAAATCGAGGTATCCGGCCGTCATCTTTTGGGGCTCCTCAATGAAGTGCTGGATATGAGCAAGATTGAAAGCGGAAAATTGGAGCTTGATTCGAATGCCTTCAGCCTGCCTGATTTTCTTCAGGATGCGCTGACCATGCTCCGGCCTTCTGTTGATGAAAAAAAACAGATACTCCGGGTTTTGATAAAAAATGTAACCCATGAAAAAGTCATTGGAGACAAGCTGAGACTGCAGCAGGTCATCGGGAATATATTGTCCAATGCCAGTAAATATACGCCGGAGGGCGGTGAGATCCGAGTCGCTTTGGAAGAGCTGGACTGTCAGACTTTGCAGTGCGGCCGGTATCGGTTTGTCATTGAGGACAATGGAATCGGCATGTCGGAGTCGTTTATGAAACGTATCTTTGAACCCTTCAGCAGGGCTGACGATTCCCGGACCAGCAATATTCAGGGGACCGGGCTGGGGATGGCCATCGCCCAGAATATCGTCCATATGATGGGCGGGGAGATCCGTGTGAACAGCCGGGAGGGAGAAGGCTCCTGCTTCACGGTGCTTTTGAATCTTCCGCTGCAGGAAGCGGGAGAAGAAAAAGCGGAGGATCTAAGAGGATTATCCATTTTATGTGTAGGAGGTCCGGGTTCAGCGGGAGATACAATCTGTCAAATGGCGAGGAGCCTGGGCATGAGGGGGGAACAGGCACTTTCCTTCGGAGAGGCGGTAAAAAAGACAAAGCTGGCACGTGAGGCTGGGAACAGTTATTTTGCGGTTTTGGTGGACTGGGATGTGGAAAATCTCCCTTGGGAGCTGGTGATCCGTGAGCTGTCCAAATCTCGGCTCGAGAGCAGACCGCACATGGTGCTGGCCGCATATAGCTGGTCCGAGGAGGAAGAAAAAAAGGCTAAAGAGGCCGGCGCGGATGCCTTTATAGGCAAGCCTCTGTTCCCTTCCAAGCTTCTGAAGCTGTTCCGCGGCTTCCTGAATCCGGAGAATGAAAATTCGGGGACAGGTTCGGTCTGGAGGGGAAAGCTCGCGGGAAGACGAATACTCCTGGTAGAGGATAATGAACTAAATGCGGAGATTGCGGGAGAATTCCTGAGCCTGGCGGGAGCGGAAGTGGATAAGGCGGAGAATGGCGAGGCGGGGGTCCGGTGTTTTGCTTCTCATCCGGAAGGATATTATGACGCCGTCCTCATGGACATCCAGATGCCCGTGATGAACGGATATGAGGCCGCGGCAAAGATTCGCGGTATGGAGCGCCGGGATTCCGAAAGCGTGGTCATCCTCGCGATGACGGCGGACGCGTTTTCCGAAGATGTCCAGCGGGCCAAAGAGGCCGGGATGGATGGCCATTTGGCAAAACCTTTTGATGTGAATCAATTGATGGAAATGCTTGATAAGCATCTGAAATAA